In the Bacillus thermozeamaize genome, GACAGGGACTTGTGCAAATGGGTGGACGCAAAGACCGTCTGGAATTTGAAAGGAATGTGTCCGAAGATGACGCCATCATGATTCCAGCTGGGACGTGGCATAATGTGACCAATACGGGGCATGTTCCCTTGAAGCTGTATTCCATTTATGCTCCGCCCGAGCATCCGTTTGGCACGGTTCACAGGACGAAAGCGGAGGCCATGGCCGCTTATCGGTGACTGATTTGGCAGTTTCGTTGGAAACCAAAGTTATGTCAGGTTTTCAAGTAATTATGGGAAAAAAGTGGCCGCAGAGCCCTTCGTCAGGGGTGTTCTGCGGTTTTTGCTTTCAAACGAGGGGTGCCGCCTGCAACATTTAGGGGTTCGGGATGGCTTATGCGGGGACAAGTATGATATCGGTGGTGTGTCTCATGTGGCATTCGGTGTTGGGACAACATGGCTTGGGAATTTGCTGTGGAACATGACATTTATCCATTCGTTTGAGGCGGAATGATAATCTCCGCCTCAATGACTGCTTTATCATAACGATGTCGGTGATTACTGATCTTTCCATTCCAGCAATACATCCAACAACTTTAGAAACGTTTTTTGATCTTCGATGCTTCGTGTTTGCAGGCGGGTAACGATTTGAGAAATTGTGAATTCTTGAGAGTTTGGTTTAGGCTGGATCGACCGAAAGAGGTCTTCTAATGAAATTTCCAGAGCGTTCGCCACCTTTTCGATGCTTTCCAGCGTAGCATTTTTCTCGCCTCTTTCCAATTGTCCAATGTATGTAGCATGGAGATTGGCTATATCTGCCAATTCTTCCTGACTCAATCCCTTTTCTTTGCGGAAATTTCGTATCCGTTCTCCGATAACCTTTGGCAAATCACTCATTTTACCACCTCTTAGGTAACTTTAGCTTTAACCTTTAAGTTTCCCCAAGAGACTATAGATATTCAAAATAACAAAAGATATACTATAAGTATTGTTTACTGAGCCAAACAAAAAATACTGAAACCAAAATCCATGGTATTTGCTCAGAAGCTCAAAATCGTAGGCGGCAAGTGGGCAGGAGACTTATCATGTCAGGCAGGAACGAATGGTTTTATGGAGGAAATGATTCATAAAAGATGGTTTCATCATGTATTTCAACCGATATATGCTTTGGAAAATTGGCACGTATTCGGGTATGAAGTGTTGTTGCGTTGCGAGTGTACTCCAACCTCCGAATCACTTTTTCGGTTAGCTATAGAACAAAACAAATTGTATGACTTGGACTGTTCCTCGATTTATCATGCTCTTGCATCGGCAAATTTTCGGAACATCCGATTGTTTGTGAATGTGTTTCCTTATACCTTGGTGCATCATTCATTTCCTGATTTCCTGGAAAAACTCAAGAGCGTATGCTTTTCTATTCAAAACATTGTATTTGAAATAAACGGAGCAGAAAAAGGATTAGACATAGGATTGCTCCGAAACGCAGTACAGTTGTTGAAGGATAAAGGGTACGGTATTTCACTTGATCATTTCGGCAATGGGAAAACATTAATGAAACTTGTATCTGAAATTGTCCCAGATTTTGTGAAATTGGATCGATCCTATACTGTGGGTTTGTCCACTTCAGATCAAAAGCAAAATGAGGTTCGGGTGGTATTGGATCTTTGTGAACGAAAGAACATGAAATTGATTTTGAAAGGGATTGAAGAGGCAACCGATTTAGCGATAGCGAAAGCACTCGGTGTTCATATGGGGCAAGGAAACCTATTGGGTAAGCCCATGCCGCTCGGCGGAATTTTTTGATGAAAAAAGTTCTCGCTTAAAAAAGGCAAATAAAACGGGGAAGTGCCGAAACTAAGGAATGACGAGATATGTTGGATCGAAAGTTCATGTACCTGTTAATTTTGGCATCGCTAGCGTTGATATTCATTTTGAATGTATACGTATCTATCCCGACTTTATGGTTGCTTCTATGGATTCCTGCTATTGCATTCGTAATCCTGAACCCAACGCGAAAAGCAACAATGATCATAGGGATGGTATGCACTGTTTTGATGGTTGTTGCAGAATTCGTGTTACGTCAGAATTTCATTCATCCTGAGGAAGCGGTTCAATTGCTTGTAACGGGGGCTGTAGGATGGGCGGTGTTTTTGATGGCGTCGTTATCTTTGATTAAGTCTCGCAAGCTGATTAAGAGGCTACGGGGACTCGCCTTAACGGATCCGCTGACTGATATTCATAATCGCCGATACCTGGAGTTGTACATGGAAAAAGCCATTCCCATCTGTCAAAGAAATGATGATCCCATGACTTTGATCATTTTTGATATTGATCATTTCAAGTCCATTAATGATTCGTATGGTCATAACGCAGGGGACATGGTGTTGAAAAAAGTAGCCGAGGTTGTGAAACGAATGATTCGTCATTCCGATGTATTTATTCGAACGGGAGGAGAAGAATTTATTATTCTATTGCCGAGTTGTCCTCTGCAACAAGGGATGAAACTTGCCGAGCGGATCAGAAAGGAAATTGAGAGCACTAGCTTTACTTATAAAGAAACACGGATCTGGGTTACCGTAAGCATGGGGATCACAGAATATATCAGAGGTCAAGACCTGCACCAGTTTATTGAAAGAGCAGATCAAGCACTGTATCGTGCAAAAAATTCGGGTCGCAACCGAGTGGTTGCTATTTAGCGGCAAATAAGTGGTTCATTTCGGGCAAGGACACATTTTGGCACATCATCTTTTCACCTTTACCCTTCTCCATTATCATCACTTGTCCATCCGCATATGACATAGAAGTTCTTCAAAAAAACAGGAGGGGACTTCTATGTTTTTGTTTCCAGAGCATCAGGGGAGGTACGAGCAATTCTTGAAGCAGGATGGGACGCACCCAAAAGACAGGGAAAGACAGGCGTTATTTTACATTTTTGCTGGTTACAAGGACTTGGGAGATAGGATTGAACATTTTTACGACTTCGAAGGTCGGATGATCCGTCCAGAGGCATTTCAAGCGGTCGATTTGACGAGCGGTTCGAGAGCGTTGGCGGAGTTGGCATTCAACTTGTACAACAACTACGAATGCGGAACTATCGTCGATCTGTTTGTGAACCTGGACGAGCGAAACAGGCGGTTGGCGGTTGAGGCGATCAAGCTCAGGTTTGGAGTGGAAAATCGAGGTTGGGAATACTGACGGGTAACGACGAAAAATCTGCTTGTCATGTTGCCATTTATGCATACGCAAGGTTCACGATTTGAAAGAGCAGTGGAAGCTTTACAATTGGCAGATACAGGGGAAAGAGAATAGGCCATTCAATTCATCAAAACGATGGCTGGAAAGTTGCTTTCAGGCGACGCGTATGAACAAGTTGCACAAGTTTTTGGCAAGGCAAAGACTGGACATCATTATGAATAAGAGGCGAAGAGGAGTGATTGCGGCCTCCTCTTTTTCTTTTGAACGGTGGTATACTGGGATTGAAGAACGGAATGGAAAATATTCGCTGAGGGGATGACATGAATGACTGTAAAAGAGAGTTGCCGAAATTGCGGAGGCACTTCATTCATCCAAGCTACGGATTATGTGAATCTGCGACCGCTCGATAAAAAAATGGCTATAGGTTCAGAGAAAATTTACACGGTTTGTCTTGATTGCGGAGAGGTTGTATCCATAAAAGTGAAACATCCTGAAAAATTGAAATAACGTTTACCGAATGAGTGGAAAAAGGGGAAAAGGGAATGAAGTATCGGATATAAACTGACGTGCAGATTAATTCTAAAAAATTTTTTAAAAATAGCAGGAAATTTTGCTTCATAAAAGAATATATAATACTATCCTGTGTATACAAATGTGTACAAGAAACAAGAGGTGTTATTTTATGGAACAAGATTTCCGCAAGAAAACTTTTCGAGGTGCTAAAATTGAAGATGTTATTTTGGAATTAGAGAAACTAAGTTCATTATGTGAAACAAAGTCTAAAAGCAGTGAACAATTAGAAAGTCAACGGTTTTATGAAGGAATGGCTGTTGCTTATAAAACTATTTCAATAAAGTTAAAAGGAGATTTTGATTATATTGAACCAAAAGTAATTGATGAACTGTACAATGCAATAGAGAAAAATTCAAAACCAAATAATATAAGCAATTCGGAATATGTTACAACTTGTTCGTTTTGTCGTAGAAGTAAAGAAGAAGTCGGTAAACTAGCTATAGGACCAGGGGTTTCCATATGTAGTGAATGTTTAGAATTTAGTGCAGAAGTTATTAAGTCTCATTCATAAAGCGGTAACGATAATTGAGCATGAA is a window encoding:
- a CDS encoding transcriptional regulator, which gives rise to MSDLPKVIGERIRNFRKEKGLSQEELADIANLHATYIGQLERGEKNATLESIEKVANALEISLEDLFRSIQPKPNSQEFTISQIVTRLQTRSIEDQKTFLKLLDVLLEWKDQ